Proteins encoded by one window of Aspergillus puulaauensis MK2 DNA, chromosome 4, nearly complete sequence:
- a CDS encoding uncharacterized protein (COG:G;~EggNog:ENOG410PFEN;~InterPro:IPR005829,IPR005828,IPR003663,IPR036259, IPR020846;~PFAM:PF00083,PF07690;~TransMembrane:11 (n14-29c37/38o61-80i89-108o114-138i150-169o181-201i280-298o310-331i338-361o373-392i413-430o436-453i);~go_component: GO:0016020 - membrane [Evidence IEA];~go_component: GO:0016021 - integral component of membrane [Evidence IEA];~go_function: GO:0022857 - transmembrane transporter activity [Evidence IEA];~go_process: GO:0055085 - transmembrane transport [Evidence IEA]), with translation MAPPKYAGLSGRPLSLFLSTVATMGFLLFGYDQGVMSGIISDPAFNNMFVATKGDNTMQATVTAVYEVGCLFGAIFALLFGEKLGRRRMVIYGAAVMILGVIIQVTAMPGHIPLLQFIIGRVITGIGNGMNTSTIPTYQAECSKTSNRGLLICIEGGVIAIGTMIAYWIDYGAHFGPPDLVWRFPIAFQIVFGIFIIWGMIHLPESPRYLIANDKVDEGANVLAALAGKEIDDQHVVLEKQLVLDSVRVSGAEKAKFRDLLTGGPSQHFRRMMVGSSSQFFQQISGCNAVIYYLPVLLEQSIGQSHDFALLIGGINMICYAIFATFSWFFVEKIGRRKLFLGGSFGQCAAMVIVFGCLIPGDSQTAKGAVFGLFLYMCFFGATWLPLPWLYPAELSPIKTRAKANAISTCSNWLFNFTVVMITPVMIASIRWGTYLFFAAWNAIFIPVIWFFYPETSGRSLEAIDLIFAKGYRENISYVRAAKELPYLSDEELEAKAAEYGILNNNEKREERIAEHDPPASAEYGSFMPSQL, from the exons ATGGCCCCTCCGAAATACGCAGGGCTCTCAGGACGCCCGTTGTCCCTGTTCTTGTCCACAGTTGCTACCATGGGATTTCTACTGTTCGGATACGACC AGGGAGTCATGTCCGGTATCATCTCCGATCCTGCCTTTAACAACATGTTCGTCGCGACCAAAGGCGACAATACAATGCAAGCCACTGTCACTGCAGTTTACGAAGTCG GCTGTCTGTTTGGCGCCATATTCGCACTGCTATTTGGCGAGAAATTGGGCCGGCGCAGGATGGTAATTTACGGTGCAGCTGTGATGATTCTAGGCGTCATTATCCAAGTGACTGCGATGCCTGGCCACATTCCCTTGCTCCAGTTCATCATTGGCAGAGTCATCACTGGCATCGGCAACGGAATGAATACATCAACAATCCCTACATACCAGGCCGAGTGCTCGAAGACCAGCAACCGCGGTCTGTTGATCTGTATTGAAGGTGGTGTGATTGCCATTGGAACTATGATTGCGTACTGGATCGACTACGGCGCGCACTTCGGTCCTCCTGACTTGGTATGGCGATTCCCAATTGCCTTCCAGATCGTGTttggcatcttcatcatctgggGCATGATCCATCTGCCAGAGTCGCCTCGCTATCTCATAGCGAACGACAAGGTCGACGAAGGTGCAAACGTTCTTGCTGCGCTGGCAGGGAAGGAGATTGACGACCAGCATGTCGTCTTGGAAAAGCAGTTGGTTCTCGATTCCGTTCGAGT GTCTGGTGCTGAGAAGGCCAAATTCCGTGACCTGCTCACCGGTGGCCCATCACAGCATTTCCGGCGCATGATGGTGGGCTCGTCGTCGCAGTTCTTCCAGCAGATATCTGGTTGCAATGCGGTGATCTACTATCTTCCTGTGCTTCTGGAACAGTCGATTGGCCAGTCGCATGACTTTGCCCTCCTGATCGGTGGGATCAACATGATATGTTATGCAATCTTTGCGACATTCTCCTGGTTCTTCGTTGAGAAGATCGGTCGGCGTAAACTGTTCTTGGGTGGAAGCTTCGGACAATGCGCAGCTATGGTGATTGTCTTCGGGTGTCTGATTCCAGGGGATTCCCAGACTGCAAAGGGCGCGGTGTTTGGCCTGTTCCTTTATATGTGCTTCTTCGGAGCCACCTGGCTGCCTCTGCCATGGCTATACCCAGCTGAACTCTCCCCTATCAAGACCAGAGCCAAGGCCAATGCCATCTCGACCTGCAGCAATTGGCTATTCAACTTTACAGTCGTCATGATAACGCCTGTTATGATTGCGAGTATCCGATGGGGAACATACTTGTTCTTTGCTGCGTGGAATGCAATATTCATCCCTGTCATCTGGTTCTTCTACCCCGAGACCTCCGGACGAAGCCTTGAAGCCATCGACTTGATTTTCGCCAAGGGATACAGAGAGAATATCAGCTATGTTCGTGCCGCCAAAGAGCTGCCTTATCTTtccgacgaggagctcgaggcaAAGGCAGCCGAATATGGGATCCTCAACAATAacgagaagagggaggagagaatcGCCGAGCATGACCCCCCGGCCTCTGCTGAGTATGGCTCGTTCATGCCATCCCAGCTTTAA
- the AXE2 gene encoding putative acetyl xylan esterase (Axe1) (CAZy:CE5;~COG:U;~EggNog:ENOG410PW8W;~InterPro:IPR029058,IPR000675;~PFAM:PF01083;~SECRETED:SignalP(1-21);~go_function: GO:0016787 - hydrolase activity [Evidence IEA]) gives MYWKASTLLLLGQALAAEAKADKRQSCPEIHVFGARETTVSPGFGSSATVVDAILSAYSGATSEAIDYPACGGQASCGGSSYGESVAAGIDAVASAVNSFNTQCPDTKLVLVGYSQGGEIFDAALCGGGVPNQGISNTEVRISSSAVEMVKAAIFMGDPLFVAGLPYSVGTCAAGGFDARPSGFSCPSANKIQSYCDSSDPYCCNGSDDATHNGYGQEYGQDALQFVQGLL, from the exons ATGTATTGGAAAGCATCCACTCTTCTTCTACTCGGTCAAGCCCTCGCCGCAGAGGCAAAGGCAGACAAGCGCCAGAGCTGTCCCGAGATCCATGTATTCGGTGCTCGCGAGACGACTGTCTCTCCTGGCTTTGGCTCCTCCGCCACTGTTGTCGATGCTATCCTGAGCGCCTATTCCGGTGCCACTTCGGAGGCCATTGATTACCCTGCTTGCGGGGGTCAGGCCTCCTGTGGCGGCTCCAGCTACGGCGAGTCTGTGGCTGCTGGTATCGATGCAGTAGCGTCGGCCGTGAATTCGTTCAACACGCAGTGTCCAGACACTAAACTCGTGCTCGTTGGATACTCGCAG GGTGGCGAGATCTTTGATGCCGCTCtttgcggcggcggagtgCCTAACCAGGGTATTTCGAATACAGAAGTCCGCATCTCCTCGTCTGCTGTCGAGATGGTCAAAGCAGCTATTTTCATGGGCGACCCGCTGTTCGTGGCTGGCCTGCCATACAGTGTCGGCACCTGTGCTGCTGGCGGG TTTGATGCCCGTCCGTCTGGTTTTAGCTGCCCTTCAGCAAACAAAATCCAGTCGTACTGTGACTCTTCGGACCCCTACTGCTGTAATGGAAGTGACGATGCGACGCATAACGGTTACGGCCAAGAGTATGGACAAGATGCGCTCCAGTTCGTGCAGGGTCTGCTGTGA
- a CDS encoding bifunctional cytochrome P450/NADPH--P450 reductase (COG:Q;~EggNog:ENOG410PIBE;~InterPro:IPR002401,IPR001433,IPR036396,IPR017927, IPR003097,IPR017972,IPR023173,IPR029039,IPR001128, IPR008254,IPR017938,IPR039261,IPR023206;~PFAM:PF00175,PF00067,PF00258,PF00667;~go_function: GO:0003958 - NADPH-hemoprotein reductase activity [Evidence IEA];~go_function: GO:0005506 - iron ion binding [Evidence IEA];~go_function: GO:0010181 - FMN binding [Evidence IEA];~go_function: GO:0016491 - oxidoreductase activity [Evidence IEA];~go_function: GO:0016705 - oxidoreductase activity, acting on paired donors, with incorporation or reduction of molecular oxygen [Evidence IEA];~go_function: GO:0020037 - heme binding [Evidence IEA];~go_function: GO:0070330 - aromatase activity [Evidence IEA];~go_process: GO:0055114 - oxidation-reduction process [Evidence IEA]), protein MAEIPEPSGLPLLGNIGAIDQEFPLGSMVSLADELGEIYRLRFPGRSVVIVSTHALVDETCDEKRFKKSVNSALLHVRDGVHDGLFTARMGEVNWEIAHRVLMPAFGPLSIRGMFDEMHDIASQLALKWARYGPDESIMVTDDFTRLTLDTLALCSMGYRFNSYYSPVLHPFIEAMGDFLTEAGEKSRRLPLPAAFYRGRDQKFQADIAVLRDTALHVLEARKAGNSDRNDLLDAMLRGIDSKTGLKMTDESIMDNLITFLIAGHETTSGLLSFVFYQLLTHPETYRKAQQEVDEVVGQGVIEVSHLSKLPYINSVLRETLRLNATIPLFTVEAFEDTLLGGKYPVKAGETIVNLLAKSQLDPEIYGDDAADFKPERMSDELFNARHKQYPNAWKPFGNGMRACIGRPFAWQEALLVMAMLLQNFDFSMDSNYNLEYKQTLTIKPKDLYMKAKLRHGLTPTTLERRLAGLATAATQSNAASQADGQPATGVPLTILYGSNSGTCETLARRLAADAPGKGFQVTQFDGLDNGRAALPKGQPVVIVTSSYEGQPPDNAKQFVSWLEGLDQNETPLKDVSFALFGCGNKEWASTFHRIPKLVDGTMEKLGGKRLAELGLTDASSDEMFSTFETWADNSLWPQLVAQNGGDALQKSSSSPAASVEVTVSNSRTQALRQDVGEAMVVETKLLTSEAEQERRKKHLEIRLPEGLTYTAGDYLAILPINPAETVRRAMRHFKLSWDAQIKIAASGPTTALPTDGPVAANDILSTYVELSQPATRKDLRVMADASTDADTQTTLRKFASETYTDEILNKGVSVLDILEKYPAINLPLGAFLLMLPSMRMRQYSISSSPLWNPNHATISISVLDAPSRSREDGHRHLGVATSYLDSLHAGDILQVTVRKSAAGFSMPEEPETTPMICIAAGTGIAPFRGFLQERAALVKQGQKLAPALLFFGCREPGKDDLYRAQLEEWQEQGVVDVRWAFSRATDSSEGCTHVNDRIWHDRQDVVKMWENGAKVFVCGSRGVADSVKESILEIFREEMARRESEGEESSGLGVDSAEKWMEAQRNVRYVMDVFD, encoded by the exons ATGGCGGAAATTCCAGAACCCAGTGGCCTGCCACTGCTTGGCAACATCGGCGCCATCGACCAGGAATTCCCGCTGGGATCGATGGTCAGTCTGGCTGACGAGCTGGGCGAGATCTATCGACTGCGCTTCCCCGGGCGGtcggtcgtcatcgtctcaACCCATGCGCTGGTCGACGAGACCTGCGACGAGAAACGGTTTAAAAAGTCGGTCAACTCGGCCTTGTTG CACGTTCGAGACGGAGTTCACGATGGGCTATTCACC GCAAGAATGGGCGAGGTCAACTGGGAAATCGCCCACCGCGTGCTGATGCCTGCCTTTGGGCCTCTCTCCATCCGCGGCATGTTCGACGAGATGCACGACATCGCCAGCCAGTTGGCGCTGAAGTGGGCGAGATACGGGCCTGACGAGTCCATCATGGTCACCGACGACTTCACCCGGCTGACCCTGGATACCCTAGCCCTGTGCTCCATGGGATACCGGTTCAACAGCTACTACTCGCCTGTGCTGCACCCCTTTATCGAGGCCATGGGCGACTTCCTGACAGAGGCCGGCGAGAAGTCACGGCGCCTCCCTCTGCCAGCAGCTTTCTACCGCGGGCGCGACCAAAAGTTCCAGGCCGACATTGCTGTGCTTCGAGATACAGCCCTGCATGTGCTCGAGGCTCGCAAGGCCGGCAACAGCGATCGCAATGATCTGCTGGACGCCATGCTGCGAGGGATTGACTCGAAAACTGGGCTGAAGATGACCGACGAGAGCATCATGGATAATCTCATCACTTTCCTTATTGCAGGCCACGAAACCACCTCTGGCCTTCTCTCCTTTGTCTTCTACCAACTGCTCACCCACCCAGAAACGTACCGCAAGGCCCAGCAAGAGGTCGACGAGGTGGTCGGACAAGGCGTTATTGAAGTATCGCACTTGTCGAAGCTGCCCTACATCAACAGCGTCCTCCGCGAGACCCTGCGTCTCAATGCGACAATTCCGCTCTTCACCGTCGAGGCTTTCGAGGATACTCTGCTCGGAGGGAAATACCCCGTCAAGGCTGGAGAGACTATTGTCAACCTACTTGCCAAATCACAGCTGGACCCCGAGATCTATGGCGACGACGCGGCCGACTTCAAACCCGAGCGAATGTCCGATGAACTTTTCAACGCGCGCCATAAACAATATCCCAACGCATGGAAGCCTTTTGGTAATGGTATGCGAGCCTGCATTGGCCGTCCCTTCGCCTGGCAAGAGGCACTCCTAGTCATGGCCATGCTTCTCCAAAATTTCGATTTCTCGATGGATTCAAACTATAATCTGGAGTACAAGCAGACCCTGACCATCAAGCCGAAAGACTTGTACATGAAGGCAAAGTTACGCCATGGCTTGACGCCGACGACTCTGGAGCGTCGACTGGCAGGCCTTGCGACCGCAGCGACGCAAAGCAACGCAGCCTCCCAGGCTGACGGACAGCCCGCTACCGGTGTTCCATTGACTATTCTTTATGGCTCGAACAGCGGAACATGTGAAACGCTGGCGCGACGACTTGCAGCCGATGCTCCTGGCAAGGGCTTCCAGGTCACCCAGTTCGATGGCCTCGACAACGGCCGTGCTGCCCTCCCAAAGGGTCAACCTGTCGTTATCGTTACGTCTTCATATGAAGGGCAACCCCCTGATAATGCAAAGCAATTTGTGTCTTGGCTGGAAGGTCTCGATCAGAATGAAACACCGCTCAAGGACGTCTCCTTTGCCCTATTCGGCTGCGGTAACAAGGAATGGGCCTCTACATTCCACCGCATTCCGAAACTCGTGGACGGCACCATGGAGAAGCTAGGAGGCAAGCGTCTGGCCGAACTAGGCCTCACCGATGCATCTTCTGATGAGATGTTCTCAACCTTCGAGACATGGGCTGACAACTCGCTGTGGCCCCAGCTTGTCGCACAGAACGGAGGCGACGCACTGCAGAAGTCATCGTCTAGCCCTGCGGCGAGTGTAGAGGTGACTGTTTCCAACTCAAGAACCCAGGCCCTGCGCCAGGATGTCGGCGAGGCCATGGTCGTGGAGACGAAGCTGTTAACAAGCGAAGCCGAACAAGAGCGTCGCAAGAAGCACCTGGAGATCCGCCTTCCAGAGGGCCTGACCTATACAGCAGGCGACTATCTTGCAATCCTGCCCATTAATCCTGCAGAGACCGTTCGCCGGGCAATGCGCCATTTCAAGCTGTCCTGGGATGCACAGATCAAGATTGCAGCTTCAGGGCCAACAACTGCCTTGCCCACTGATGGGCCGGTGGCAGCCAACGATATCTTGAGCACTTATGTCGAGCTGTCGCAGCCTGCTACTCGCAAG GACCTGCGAGTCATGGCCGACGCGAGCACAGACGCCGATACACAGACAACACTTAGAAAATTTGCTAGCGAGACATATACAGACGAGATCCTGAATAAGGGCGTCTCAGTCCTGGATATTCTCGAGAAATACCCAGCAATCAATCTACCTCTAGGAGCCTTCCTGCTAATGCTGCCGTCCATGCGAATGCGACAATA ttcaatctcctcatcacctcTATGGAACCCGAATCACGCCACAATCAGCATCTCAGTCCTAGACGCGCCGTCGCGGTCGCGCGAGGATGGACACCGCCACCTAGGCGTCGCCACCTCATACCTCGACTCCCTGCACGCAGGCGACATCCTCCAAGTAACAGTCCGCAAATCTGCCGCGGGATTCAGCATGCCCGAGGAACCAGAGACGACCCCGATGATCTGCATCGCAGCCGGAACAGGCATTGCGCCCTTCCGCGGCTTTTTGCAGGAGCGCGCAGCCCTAGTCAAGCAGGGTCAGAAACTTGCGCCCGCGCTGTTATTCTTTGGTTGTCGTGAACCTGGAAAGGACGATCTGTACCGGGCGCAGTTGGAAGAGTGGCAAGAACAGGGTGTTGTTGACGTCCGGTGGGCGTTTAGTCGGGCAACGGATAGCAGCGAGGGCTGCACGCATGTCAACGATCGGATCTGGCATGACAGACAGGATGTTGTGAAGATGTGGGAGAACGGGGCAAAGGTATTTGTCTGTGGTTCTCGGGGGGTTGCTGATTCTGTCAAGGAGTCTATCCTGGAGATATTCAGGGAGGAAATGGCGAGAAGGGAGagtgagggagaggagagcaGTGGTTTGGGGGTGGACAGTGCTGAAAAATGGATGGAGGCACAGAGGAATGTCCGCTATGTGATGGACGTGTTTGATTAG
- a CDS encoding glycoside hydrolase family 16 protein (CAZy:GH16;~COG:G;~EggNog:ENOG410PNNP;~InterPro:IPR000757,IPR013320;~PFAM:PF00722;~SECRETED:SignalP(1-17);~go_function: GO:0004553 - hydrolase activity, hydrolyzing O-glycosyl compounds [Evidence IEA];~go_process: GO:0005975 - carbohydrate metabolic process [Evidence IEA]), whose protein sequence is MHIHALSLALLSTGVLCRSPLPEKPKLERRATTEIPSDSFNDLDTYWNNLYPWGDTHNGGARMDSDHVSVSDGVLTLTAEPVSGEEDPIHYLSGTIHAKSTFTVEAGGGYDVNAEFIAPVTTGTWPAFWLNAASGWPPEIDVAEWKGSGKISFNTFNTSDEVTALDVDYPNPDDWHSVKAELRDENGADISVSFYLDGELVTTQYARDYVGQGLRLIIDYQTEGSSGTPGPTETTTFQIRNVEVISQNP, encoded by the exons ATGCATATCCACGCGCTCTCTCTTGCTTTGCTCTCTACAGGAGTCCTGTGCCGGTCACCATTGCCAGAAAAGCCTAAGCTGGAGCGACGGGCAACAACCGAGATTCCATCCGACTCTTTTAACGATCTCGACACGTACTGGAACAATCTGTATCCCTGGGGAGATACACACAATGGAGGCGCTCGCATGGACTCCGACCATGTCAGTGTTAGCGATGGCGTTCTCACGCTGACTGCAGAGCCTGTGTCCGGCGAGGAGGATCCCATCCATTACCTCTCTGGAACTATCCATGCCAAATCAACCTTTACAGTGGaggctggaggtggataCGACGTGAACGCTGAGTTCATCGCGCCTGTAACCACGGGAACATGGCCAGCATTTTGGCTGAATGCTGCAAGTGGATGGCCCCCGGAGATCGATGTCGCCGAGTGGAAGGGCTCTGGCAAGATCTCGTTCAACACGTTCAACACGTCCGACGAGGTGACGGCCCTGGATGTCGACTATCCGAACCCAGACGACTGGCATTCTGTCAAGGCTGAGCTTCGTGATGAGAATGGAGCTGATATCAGTGTGAGCTTCTACCTGGATGGAGAGCTGGTAACGACTCAGTACGCCAGGGACTATGTTGGCCAGGGGCTGCGACT TATCATCGATTACCAGACTGAGGGATCTTCTGGTACTCCGGGGCCTACAGAGA CGACCACTTTCCAGATTCGAAATGTCGAGGTCATCAGCCAGAATCCGTGA
- a CDS encoding uncharacterized protein (COG:C;~EggNog:ENOG410PWYZ;~InterPro:IPR011032): MDDQLRIPDSMVACVFKAPSHLSYTSTQTPRISAAKFLIRVHTLSISPYERRYYSSATPHCVSGRTPGLSFCGSVVATPTRDHWSASGPKFKVGDEVIGIVRIGQPGAAAGYVLADGDDIAFKPPDIGMLWAADLPTPALLAWGVLLRLSDLGNQLQHSREPLQVRISMGKDSTLQHLIAAILQPDSILGTDQFVSSWASNAQIDDDKTSTVIVTVFPPGRDVQAKAETDSSKADMAIDLVPATSQMWREIFQENATDAPESELEKPDLQAILNIFTSALETATSATPGMFDISELPDRWEKNGASDQEWLLGVTESA; this comes from the coding sequence ATGGATGACCAGCTTCGCATCCCGGATTCAATGGTGGCGTGCGTATTCAAAGCACCGTCCCACCTGTCCTATACATCCACACAAACCCCCAGGATTTCGGCGGCGAAGTTTCTGATTCGCGTCCACACCTTGTCCATCTCACCCTACGAACGCCGTTATTACAGTTCAGCTACGCCACATTGTGTCTCTGGACGCACTCCAGGGCTAAGCTTCTGTGGATCTGTTGTTGCGACCCCGACAAGAGATCACTGGAGCGCGTCCGGACCCAAGTTCAAGGTTGGTGATGAAGTTATCGGGATCGTCAGAATTGGACAACCAGGAGCGGCAGCTGGGTACGTGCTTGCAGACGGTGATGATATCGCATTCAAACCGCCAGATATCGGCATGCTGTGGGCTGCCGACCTGCCTACGCCTGCATTGCTGGCCTGGGGTGTGCTCTTGCGACTGAGCGACCTGGGCAATCAACTACAACATTCACGAGAGCCATTACAGGTGCGAATTTCTATGGGCAAAGATAGCACTCTACAGCATTTAATCGCTGCAATCCTGCAGCCGGATTCCATTTTGGGCACGGATCAGTTTGTTTCCTCGTGGGCCAGTAATGCACAAATTGACGACGACAAAACGTCAACGGTCATCGTAACAGTGTTTCCACCCGGCCGGGATGTCCAGGCAAAGGCCGAAACAGATAGCAGCAAGGCTGATATGGCTATTGACCTTGTTCCGGCGACGAGTCAAATGTGGAGGGAGATATTCCAAGAAAATGCCACGGATGCTCCTGAATCAGAGCTGGAAAAGCCAGACCTACAGGCTATTCTGAATATATTCACCAGCGCTCTTGAGACTGCCACATCGGCGACACCCGGCATGTTCGATATTTCGGAGTTACCAGACAGGTGGGAAAAAAACGGCGCATCTGACCAAGagtggctgctgggggtAACAGAGAGCGCGTAG